Proteins found in one Brevibacillus brevis genomic segment:
- a CDS encoding TetR/AcrR family transcriptional regulator, which yields MPKIIDHEKRRQQIAEATWRVIVEQGMEGATVRGIAKEAGLSLGALRHYFATQDELLMYAMQLVKERAIARIAEIHANEELAPKEKITKIFLELLPTNQEKMVEMEVWFAFTVYFRHKKEGFDAQHDGIYAGVHKLLDSADQLNLLRKELDKELEAEKLYAVIDGLALHAYLEPQRVDGERITKVLEHHLASLFH from the coding sequence ATGCCGAAAATAATCGATCATGAGAAAAGAAGACAACAAATAGCAGAAGCAACGTGGCGTGTCATTGTTGAGCAAGGAATGGAGGGAGCGACGGTAAGGGGCATTGCAAAAGAAGCAGGACTTTCATTAGGTGCTCTGCGACATTACTTCGCAACACAGGATGAACTGCTAATGTATGCCATGCAGCTCGTAAAAGAGAGGGCAATAGCTCGAATTGCAGAAATTCACGCGAATGAAGAGTTGGCGCCAAAAGAGAAAATCACCAAAATCTTTTTGGAGCTTCTCCCTACGAATCAAGAAAAGATGGTCGAAATGGAAGTTTGGTTTGCTTTTACCGTGTACTTCCGACACAAGAAAGAAGGCTTTGACGCACAGCATGACGGAATCTATGCCGGCGTCCACAAGCTGTTGGATTCTGCCGACCAACTGAATTTATTACGCAAAGAGCTGGACAAAGAGCTGGAAGCAGAAAAGCTCTATGCCGTCATCGACGGTCTGGCCCTGCATGCCTATCTCGAACCGCAGCGTGTCGATGGGGAACGGATTACGAAAGTGCTGGAGCATCATCTGGCATCCTTGTTTCATTAA
- a CDS encoding DUF4241 domain-containing protein, with amino-acid sequence MTKIPDDQWLARYEQKEQMLAPLGDLHTYFTSTNISGKPINLLSLGEITIPTGDIMVRDPLVYLERECAPYFRKVPTGTFPLTVCVVTVEEDHYRYAAAKVEFTDKTPQRFTEALIGDEDLENLGEGEYFGFNVDAGLATVVDVKTRDAYLDFYDSWKKENPDGNIYDDYFAEVFAQSYKDRPKYQRSAGDYINWTIPGTDLSIPMIQTGFGDGAYPVYFGLDENEQICQLVIQFICIELAFGEDDNEDES; translated from the coding sequence ATGACGAAAATTCCAGACGATCAATGGTTAGCACGATATGAACAAAAAGAACAGATGTTAGCGCCCCTTGGTGATTTACACACCTATTTCACATCAACGAACATCAGTGGGAAGCCAATCAACCTGCTTTCTTTGGGAGAAATCACGATTCCCACTGGAGACATCATGGTTCGTGATCCGCTTGTGTATCTGGAGAGAGAGTGTGCCCCATATTTTCGAAAAGTCCCTACAGGAACCTTCCCATTAACCGTTTGTGTGGTAACAGTCGAAGAAGACCATTACCGTTATGCAGCTGCGAAGGTAGAGTTCACAGATAAAACTCCCCAAAGATTTACGGAAGCCCTCATAGGAGACGAGGATCTCGAAAATCTTGGGGAAGGCGAATATTTTGGCTTTAATGTGGATGCAGGCCTTGCTACTGTGGTAGATGTCAAAACGAGGGATGCTTATCTGGATTTTTATGATAGCTGGAAAAAAGAGAATCCAGACGGCAATATTTACGATGATTATTTCGCGGAAGTTTTTGCACAAAGTTACAAAGACCGTCCAAAATACCAAAGAAGCGCTGGAGATTATATAAACTGGACGATACCAGGCACGGATTTATCGATTCCGATGATTCAGACCGGATTTGGAGATGGAGCCTATCCTGTCTATTTTGGGTTAGATGAAAACGAGCAAATATGCCAGCTGGTGATTCAATTTATTTGCATTGAGCTTGCATTTGGTGAGGATGATAACGAAGACGAAAGCTAG